A single region of the Dehalobacter sp. 12DCB1 genome encodes:
- a CDS encoding PHP domain-containing protein, which translates to MKTDLHIHTNQSDGSLKVEEILQISSLKGMDIVAITDHETTSSVTKAQNIALDYGIRIIPGLELNTYYKNHEIHLLGYYRDINNDYLQAKLEQIRKERTAVTKLMLGKLKDLGLMLEWQEIKNTASYEGVVSKSHIIYTIWNKTERDQNLTINWDNLASCLRPGGTAYIPYEGNPFPDAVDLIFETGGLPVLAHPGLIVDQSLTKDLLSYKPIGIEVYYGYWVQREEKIAYFEELSRKYKTLSTGGSDYHGFFSPVEIGEVPVPEKCVLDLMEYLQID; encoded by the coding sequence TTGAAAACTGACCTTCATATCCACACCAATCAGTCTGACGGAAGTCTCAAGGTTGAAGAGATTTTGCAAATTTCTTCTTTAAAAGGGATGGATATTGTCGCCATTACCGATCATGAGACAACCTCCAGTGTCACCAAAGCGCAAAACATTGCGCTGGATTACGGAATCCGGATTATACCCGGACTTGAGCTGAATACCTATTACAAGAATCATGAGATTCACTTGCTGGGCTATTATCGAGACATCAATAATGACTATCTTCAGGCAAAGCTTGAGCAAATCCGTAAAGAGAGAACTGCTGTTACAAAATTAATGCTCGGAAAACTAAAAGATTTGGGACTGATGCTCGAATGGCAGGAGATTAAAAATACAGCAAGCTACGAAGGCGTCGTCAGCAAGTCTCATATTATTTACACGATTTGGAATAAAACTGAACGTGATCAAAATCTCACCATTAATTGGGATAATCTTGCGTCCTGCCTCAGGCCCGGCGGAACAGCTTATATACCTTATGAAGGCAACCCCTTTCCTGATGCGGTTGATCTGATTTTCGAAACAGGCGGACTTCCTGTCTTAGCTCATCCAGGACTAATCGTGGACCAGTCCCTGACTAAAGATCTCTTGAGTTACAAGCCGATTGGAATTGAAGTCTATTACGGTTACTGGGTTCAGCGCGAAGAGAAGATTGCCTATTTTGAGGAACTGTCGCGAAAATATAAGACTCTCTCAACGGGTGGCAGCGACTATCATGGCTTTTTCAGTCCGGTCGAAATTGGAGAGGTCCCGGTTCCGGAAAAATGCGTACTTGATCTTATGGAATACCTGCAAATCGACTGA
- a CDS encoding DUF4405 domain-containing protein has protein sequence MDTNKGNRIINILLCFDLLILVITALINEIIPKEMFETVHVIPGFLLVVLVLFHLRLNRKSLKKSNESSDTYPSK, from the coding sequence TTGGATACGAATAAAGGAAATAGAATTATTAATATATTGCTTTGTTTTGATCTTCTGATCTTGGTGATTACTGCGCTAATAAATGAAATAATTCCCAAAGAAATGTTTGAAACCGTCCATGTTATTCCCGGTTTCTTATTAGTAGTTTTAGTGCTATTTCATCTTAGACTTAATCGTAAAAGCTTAAAGAAAAGCAATGAATCAAGTGATACATATCCTTCAAAATGA